The DNA region TCCCAAATACACATCCTGTATGATAGTTTCAAAATCCTCATGATCGGGATCGGTACAATAAAGCTTCAATTTGGCCTTTAAGGGGACGTTATATGTTAAGCCTCTATAGACACACTCATCCATGGAGTATCTTGGAGGGTCAACAAAATAGTCTAGAAATTCTAGAACAAAATTATTTCTTGCATCGGTAATAGGAAAGTTCTCGCTAAATACTTTGAACAATCCTTCGTTACTACGATTTTCAGGGTTAGTTTCCAACTGAAAAAATTCCTGAAAGGATTTTAGTTGGATATCGAGAAAATCGGGGTAGTCAACTTTTATTTTTGTCGACGCAAAGTTGATTCTATCAGAAACTATATTTGCCAAGGTTTAAAATTTTTAAGGTTAAATTAACTGACGAAAAAAGACGACCTAATAATACGACGAAAAATAGACACTTCAGGCGCAAGCCTGCCGTATCTATTATCCGTCAATGACTTAAGTAGTTTGACCTACGGAAGCCTTATTTAACTTCAACTTCAGCTCCAGCTTCTTCTAAAGATGCTTTAAGAGCTTCTGCTTCGTCTTTGGTTACACCTTCTTTTACTGCTGCAGGTGCACTATCAACTAAACCTTTAGCTTCTTTAAGTCCTAAACTAGTTAATTCTTTAACTAATTTAACAACTGCTAATTTTGAAGGTCCTGCGGCTTTTAAGATAACATCAAAAGATGTTTGCTCTTCTTGAGCAGCTTCACCACCTGCTGCTGGACCAGCAACTGCAACTGCTGCTGCTGCAGGCTCAATGCCGTACTCTTCTTTTAAAATTCCAGCTAATTCATTTACTTCTTTAACAGTTAGATTAACTAATTGTTCTGCAAACGCTTTTAAATCTGCCATTTTCTATTGTATTTAAATTGTTTTCAAAAATTGTTTATTAAAATTATTCTGTCTAACTATGCGGAGCGTTCCGACAAAGTCTTAACAACACCAGCAAGTGTATCTCCTCCCGATGAAAGGGCTGAAATAACATTTTTTGCAGGAGATTGTAACAATGCAATAAGATCGCCAATAAGCTCGTCTTTCGACTTGATAGCTACCAACATATCTAATTCATTGTCTCCAATATAGATAGACTCTTCGACATAAGCACCTTTAAGGATAGGCTTTTCACTCTTCTTTCTGAATTCTTTAATCATTTTTGCTGGAGCATTTCCAACTTCAGAAAGCATAAGAGAAGTACCGCCTTTTAACACCTCAAATAAAGGTTCAAAGTCTTTGTTAGATTTCTCCATTGCTTTTTTAAGCAAGGAGTTTTTTACTACGACCATCTTAATGCCATTCTTAAAAGCTAAGCGTCTCAAATTACTTGTGGATTCTGCATCCAATCCCGAAATATCTGTCAAATAGATATGAGGATTATTCGAAAGCTTTGCTTCTAGCGAATTGATTAACTGGTCTTTTTCTTCTTTCTTCATACTATAAATCTCCTTTATAGGTTTTACCGAAATCGATAACGATTGTTATAAGGTAATAGATTTAGGATCAATTTGAATTCCTGCACTCATAGTACTGGACATGTAGATACTTTTTACATACGTACCTTTAGCAGCAGCAGGTTTCATACGAATAATTGTTTGAATCAACTCATTAGCGTTTTCTTCAATTTTTTTCGCATCGAAAGATACTTTAGCTACTCCGGCATGTATAATACCAAACTTATCAACTCTAAAGTCGATTTTACCAGCTTTAACTTCCTGAACAGCTTTACCAACTTCCATAGTAACCGTACCGGTTTTAGGATTTGGCATCAAGCCTCTAGGACCAAGAATTCTACCCAATGCACCAACTTTTGGCATAACACTAGGCATGGTGATCACCACATCGATATCCGTCCAACCGCCTTTTATTTTGGTAACATATTCGTCTAAACCAACGTAATCGGCTCCGGCTGCTTTTGCTTCTTCTTCTTTCTCTGGTGTACACAATACCAAAACACGAACAGTTTTACCTGTACCGTGAGGTAAAGTAACCGTACCGCGTACCATTTGGTTTGCTTTACGGGGGTCAACACCAAGGCGAATGTCTAAATCAACTGAAGCATCAAATTTAGTTGTAGTAATTTCTTTTACAACTACGCTTGCTTCAGTTAAAGAATAAACCTTCTCACGATCGAGTTTCGCTAAAGCCTCTTTTCTTTTCTTTGTGATTTTACCCATTTTCATTTAATTTTAAAATGTTTAATACCGAATAAGTCGATATTAATTTTCGGTAAAAGGATTCTTACCACTAACTTTAACACCCATACTACGTGCTGTACCAGCTACCATACGCATAGCAGACTCAACTTCGAAAGCATTCATATCAACCATTTTACCGGTAGCAATGTCTCTTATTTGATCCCAGCTAATACTTGCTACCTTAATACGGTTAGGCTCCGAAGAACCTTTCTTAATTTTGGTAGCTTCCATAATCTGAACAGC from Bacteroidales bacterium includes:
- the rplL gene encoding 50S ribosomal protein L7/L12, which produces MADLKAFAEQLVNLTVKEVNELAGILKEEYGIEPAAAAVAVAGPAAGGEAAQEEQTSFDVILKAAGPSKLAVVKLVKELTSLGLKEAKGLVDSAPAAVKEGVTKDEAEALKASLEEAGAEVEVK
- a CDS encoding 50S ribosomal protein L10, whose amino-acid sequence is MKKEEKDQLINSLEAKLSNNPHIYLTDISGLDAESTSNLRRLAFKNGIKMVVVKNSLLKKAMEKSNKDFEPLFEVLKGGTSLMLSEVGNAPAKMIKEFRKKSEKPILKGAYVEESIYIGDNELDMLVAIKSKDELIGDLIALLQSPAKNVISALSSGGDTLAGVVKTLSERSA
- a CDS encoding 50S ribosomal protein L1, whose amino-acid sequence is MGKITKKRKEALAKLDREKVYSLTEASVVVKEITTTKFDASVDLDIRLGVDPRKANQMVRGTVTLPHGTGKTVRVLVLCTPEKEEEAKAAGADYVGLDEYVTKIKGGWTDIDVVITMPSVMPKVGALGRILGPRGLMPNPKTGTVTMEVGKAVQEVKAGKIDFRVDKFGIIHAGVAKVSFDAKKIEENANELIQTIIRMKPAAAKGTYVKSIYMSSTMSAGIQIDPKSITL
- the rplK gene encoding 50S ribosomal protein L11 encodes the protein MAKEISGLIKLQIKGGAANPSPPVGPALGAKGVNIMEFCKQFNSRTQEQAGKVIPVIITVFKDKSFEFILKTPPVAVQIMEATKIKKGSSEPNRIKVASISWDQIRDIATGKMVDMNAFEVESAMRMVAGTARSMGVKVSGKNPFTEN